AGTATTTTcttaaacaaaattaaaaataaaatgaaaaccatCCTTTGGAATTTTGTTTTGATAATGGTTTTATTCCTGTTATTATAGTTATTAATTTGCTTTTTCTGTTAATTCATAGTACAATAACTATTACAAAGTTACAAACAAAAGTCGGTCAACctctttattttacttttttttttttgtcattttctcGATTAAAAATTGCTAAACTCGATCTTAAATGATGCTAGAACTTGatttaaacaaaacaaaactttgCTGTCTCCAAAAATACCAGGAAGTATATAGTACTAGCGACAATTGACGGGACAGACGCACGGAATAGTTCTATATATGATACTAATATGAATGACTATAATCTTCCAGGAAATCCCAATCCCAAGGAGAACCGTCAACTAAGTGATCATTGTTAACCGAGGATGTTGCAATGGGAGCTAAAAGTGAAGTTACCATTTGATCAAGTTCTTCAATAGAATCAATGGTAGTTTGTAGCAACTCTTCTCCATTACGGCAACCTCCAAAATGGTTCGATCCTGGAGTTGTGGGAGTACTTATGCATGCAGGAGTTGGAGGGATTTGCATTTTAGTTGAAGTAGAGGTGAAATGATTTTCTCTAGTTTTTAAACCACTACTGATATTGGCCGGCTGTAGTGAAATAGTAGAATAGATAGAGAACGAAGGATAAGACTCAAGTTGTATATCTTTGTGTTTTGCAATTTGAACAGTTGAATTTTGAAAGTTCATATATGTCTCTTCCGATGATTTATCCACCCTTTGTTCTTGATAAATTCGGGAATGACCATGAATATGTTCTTGTTTATTTGGTGAATATCGGCCTGAAAGTAGCTCTGCTGGTTCGCTGCAGCTGTGTTTTCCAATATACGTAACATTGAACATAGACGAGTTTAGGTCCGACcgttgaacttgtttcattgcTAAGCAGTTTTGAGTGCTTTGATAGCTACATTTGTAATAAGCTCTGCAAAGTTAACAAGCAACCGTCTCTAGTTAGA
This portion of the Papaver somniferum cultivar HN1 chromosome 11, ASM357369v1, whole genome shotgun sequence genome encodes:
- the LOC113321505 gene encoding probable WRKY transcription factor 53, which codes for MSHFGGSLFSNCGSDFFQGGSRKRCRKGIVTWTQHVRACEQGGYEGPLDDGYGWRKYGQKKIFGATYPRAYYKCSYQSTQNCLAMKQVQRSDLNSSMFNVTYIGKHSCSEPAELLSGRYSPNKQEHIHGHSRIYQEQRVDKSSEETYMNFQNSTVQIAKHKDIQLESYPSFSIYSTISLQPANISSGLKTRENHFTSTSTKMQIPPTPACISTPTTPGSNHFGGCRNGEELLQTTIDSIEELDQMVTSLLAPIATSSVNNDHLVDGSPWDWDFLEDYSHSY